TAACATATCGCACACTTTAAGGCCAACCTCGCTCTGGAACCATCAAAACTGtttaaatctaaaaaaaaaggcatgTGTCACGCTTCATTCATTTGTAAATTGGTTATGATTTGAACTAATTTCCCACACGAACACAAAAGCTCATTTCATTATCAACACGTGTATGAAACAGATGAGAAAGTGATGTGACGTAAAGTGCGTAgcggaaagcaaaaaaaaaccgaccaAAAGAATGTATTTTACGAAACAATCAAATATACTAATCAGCTCCCTAACAAGCTCTTTTATCTCTCAATGCGATATCCCCTCAAAATGCTCCAcctcagcaacaacaaaaaagcgcctCCCCAAAACGAGGTGCGTAACAAATTGAAAACGAAATTGAAAGTGCGTCCAAAGATcgtacagaaacaaaaaaaaaaggcaggaGAAGGGTTTGCGCTGCCTACGGATAGCGGTCGTGGTTGCCGTGTGGTTGCCATTAATTGCCGGTTGCAAAGGGGCCACACCACCGCGAACCATTTCCATCTTCTCGAAATCCTCTCTTTGAGGGAACCCGTCGGAAATGGGTTCGTTTTCAATCAGCTCTCGCTTCCGTGGAGCGGGGTCGGCGAGATTCGAATATGATAAATCCGGTAGGCCCCGGGGAGGTCCCCGAGTGGCAGATTGTATCAATCGGATGAAACCAACAGAGCGAGGGTTTCGAAATGAAGGTTGAAGAAAATGGAATGTTTTAAGGTGGACTttttccgattttttttttgtggaatttatgttttttgtttagttggggagataaataaatgaaacgaaatttactgtttacattttacaataaaataatccaaagGATTATTATTCCATGATCGAAGATAAACGCTATATCTAAAATGTTTGAGTTCATTTTGGGTTAGCTATACGGTTTGGTCTACCGGATTATATTAAGAAAACATACATTTTAAAcgaaattttgcaaaactttgCCTTGTGTCGACTAATGCAGAGAGTGACTACTGTTGGGAATGGAACCGTTTACCTCTCTAACAACTGCAATGCTAAATATAAGCTTTACTTTATCAAATGAAAGCATTCGCAAAAGGAAATTGCGTTGAAATGATGCATTGCAATAACATTGAGTTAAAGTTTAACGTATAAATGAAATATTGCTTAATATGATCCTATAGATTAAATTTGGAATTCACTCCATACGTCTCCAAATTAACTATCGAATGACTAAATTACCTTttctttgctattttttttttgtgtgtatcacctttatgaaaccttcataataataacaaaattatACCAGGAAAGACAAAACTTGAACTCATAAGTTCATCAAATTGGCGTAGAATATTTTACCTCCAATCGTGGTTCGAAAGCAGTTTAGACAATGGATTAGCCCTCTGAAAGAGTCGCAGGGTTGTGCACGAGAATCAATTGCTGTGGACAGAGTCTTCATCTCTTAGCCTAATAATCAGGCCATTACCGTAAGGTACTTCTGATCCAAAGATTGGGAAGCCTATGGCTTTTGGCGCAGAAATCCAAGGATCCTACAGGATTAAGAGTACGATATTGGATCTATAGAACGATGAGATGCTACCTCATCACCGACCTTCTGATCTTCGATGTTGTAATTACCATTGGAATAAAATTACATGGAAGGATATGTAGGCTGGTACCTAAGAATATCCAGCTGGAGTTTAAACCGGAAATTAAAGATTTTACAGCAGTATGTTTTCACCAATACCATCTGGTCTAGTTCTATGAGTTCATCGCGAAAGTCTTCCTGCTAAATGtgtttacaaaataaaaactgcAATCAAACATCCAATCTAGCGTCACAAATTCCTTCTGAAATAAAAACGACAACGTGACaatacataaataattgtATACTACAATTTTGGATCATCTTTTGGtaaatgatatatttttctatttgaATCCATTTTGAAAGTGCATCGACACGCCATCTACCATTTCTTTTATATCTATTTCAATTCCTTCAAAACTTCACTccacccgaaaaaaaaaatgcgttcAGTTCTTCGCACAATGTCTTCGATCGGAATGCGTTCACATCGCCGCATCATCGAATGGCAAGAAGGAAGAGGACAATTATCACGCCGAGCGCATTAATTTATGATAACTATGCGATGTTGGAATCTGCAGCCCACCCCACCAATTGCCCATCCTGATCCACCGTGGCGGCTTGATtgaaacacacatgcacaaaacGCATCGAACGATGAAAACGGTTTCGGTGGACGAATTTTCAtgagtgtgtgctttttccctctccCCCGTACCGATGTACGGTTCCCATAGGGTGCTCCACCACCGCTCCAAAACGTCCGGCGGCCAAGCTAATGAGCCTCCCAAGGGAAGGAAGCATTAAGGGGAAATGTGGCAGGGGGTTCGTCTCCCCaaaaatagctttcattgGCAGTGGAGCgcaaaaagcaagaaaaaaagccaccccccactaaaaaaaaacaaatagttgaaaaaaaatgcgtCGCTTTCTTGCGTTTGATGCGGCTGTGCGGTACAGCGCTGGTcggaaacaaagaaaagaagggCACTTGCTGATCAAGCAGATCGTGATCGCGAGCGCCTTCGTTATctaatgcttcttttttggcGGTGGGAGGCGGTGCTGGCGGTCCCGTATGATGGAAATTCATTTTCGTACTGTCCATCaacaacaatcacacacagCATTCGGGGTGCGTGTACCGggggggggtttttttctctccccatCCATAGCTCGCTTGCAATGCGGGGATCGCATTGCCAAAccaataagagagagagagagacaggatTGGGGGCAGGGGACCCTTATTGGTCGACGGGCACATAACGGAcgcacagacagacagagaaaCAACCAAAAATTGGTCATAAAGCTCGGGCATGTTTGAATGGGCCCCCGAACCATTTGGCTAAGAAGGCGCTCCCGGCCCCGTGATCATAATCTGCCGGCCGGGCAAAGATTCCAATTGACGAAATGTTCGAAAGTGTTGTGGCCGTCCAATGCCGCACACCTGAGCGACACATTATCTAACcctttgctgttgttggtcaGCGCAAACAAGCAGCAGCGTCCGGCGTGCCAACGGAAAAATTGAATTCACAGCAAGCGGTTGGTGCATCGATTCTACCGTGATGAAGTAATTGTTATACCACCCCATAAAGCAGggacgagagagaaaaaaacccttgCATACTCGTCCACCACATTTCGTCACAACCCCCGCAGGAATGCAGGCGAATTCAAAATTTCTACCAAACCTTTACACAATTGGACGCCCAATTTGGGGTGCCCTCGAGATGCGCTTTTGGGGTTGGATCGGGTTCCGATGACGAGACGCGATCTTCTGCAACTCGTTTCGTCACTTGGATAGGCGTCAAAAATCAATTAGACAATTTACACCTGTCGCTTCGCCCTCGCGTCGCGTCTGTGCGGCGACAGAGTTTCGCGTGTTGCGAATTAACCCCATCCCCGCGCTCCTCTCTATGGCTGCGTCCTGTCCCCCTCGTTTGAATGTGCTTTTGGGGGTAATTGATTAGTAGCGTCTACTAAAGCGGACAGAAAGAAAACAGAACACGAAAACGCACACATTGTTGTACCCTTAAACGTTAATACAAACACCGGGGCAGCGCTTCCAGAAGGTCTCCGATTAATTCGGTAGCTTGATTTAGCTTTAAACTATCGCTGCCTAACCTGTATGTCATAGTACTTCGGGGATTTTTGCCGAGTTAGACAGTTTTTACTACGACCAGATCGTGCCAGCGAGATAAGTGTATGTTCGCAGATCTTTTAAGACACATAGCCCCCGgggggtgtgtatgtgtggagaAAGAAGAGGAGTAGAAACGCATGTGTTAGGTGTGCTGGAAAGTTCGGCTACTCCTTCGTTGGTATGACTGTGTGGCTTTTCGgttgatttttaatttctgttacattttttacataatttaaattatctttTAGAAACAGATATCCTAGCTGTTACATAAATTCATGACGCAAATTGGAGAAGTTAAAACCAACATATGATATGTCTTGAGTTCTACTtctatagttttttttccatctaATTTAACATCATACGGATTATCCCAACTTGTGCTCATATCTAAAACAATAAGTGGGCAATGAAATAGTTAATACTGTTTAAGGCTAAGCATCAGATAAACAAAATGTATCGTTGTTGTGATTTTGCatcctgcaaaaaaaacacttttctgAGGCAAAAATGTTTTCCAAGCTCATATAAACActgtgatttttttgttaaattgttgtttaaataattgttAACTAACATATGGCATGAGATATAATAagtatttgttattttgtattaatttgaattttaaatagCTTTTCGTTACCTCGTTTTTTCCGATGAAACAGAaggttatatttttatatggtttttttttgttttttaaatcgaAGGAGATTTTTTCGAATTGTGCTCCTAATTTCTTCACTCCATGAACTAACTAAACGGTAAAGCATCTCCTTTGTTTTAGAGACAAGAATATTTAAAAGGAATCtaataaaagtgaaaaataaaaaagtatgtaaaacaatattctaaacgatatttttgaatgtttctAAACTTAATACGAATATGTTCTAAAAATAAGTAGAATCATTGGCCTTAAAATTGATGTTTGacaaagtaaaacaaacaacataattGAGAATTAGCCAGTAAATTGCAAGTcattgaaaaccctgtaagtttAAGTTTTTAAGCGTTTAGGATAAGCTTTTAATTTACTCGATGGTCAAAACCCCCataaaatgaaccaaatttccATTCTTTAGATTAATTATTCCCATACCATTAACCCTTTCCTCTTTTGCAATTTCACAACGCTAAAAACTTACAGTAACACCCAACCCAAAGACATTCACACAAAAAGGATGCTGCGCGCCTAAACTCACCCGAAACAGCCGGCCCGCGCACCGAACTAAACCTTCCCCGAGGGAAGGTTAAAAACGGGCAGCAAAAAACAATGCAGCTCATTTGTTGAAAACATAATCACCATCATTATAACGgtggaaacacacacatgacaACGCCTAACCTTTACTCCacgcatgatgatgttttgCTGCATGTAAAGCACGGCACGACGTTTTATTTCACAATTTAAATTCGGAGACATGAACcaaaaaaacggaacacaAGCTTGCCTTGTACGCGCGTTGTTTAAATCAGCCCGTTTCAGAAGCATTTCTTTCTGGCACGATTAAAAAGCGATCACTTTCAATGTCGCGCCGCACATGTAAGCGGTCACATTTCTCTTATATCATTCCGCTCAGGCGAATTGTGTATTGTGTGTACGCCCGCGGCACCACGCGGACAACACAATCGGCTGGCTTCGGGGTTGTGACCATTGTGTTAATCTCCAGTATCTCCCCTGCATGCATGCCAAATCACAGCACACCACTCGGACATATGTTATCCGCCGCGCCCCTCCCTCCCCTCTGGGTTGAAAGGAAATTGAAAAGATTGAAATATTAAATCGCGCATTAAATCATGCGTGCGTGTCATTCCGCTTTGTATCCTTCGCCTGTTTTGCCAACCATTTCTCGGAAGTGTGTCCCGCAGCAGGGACACCTTGTTGGGGCGAAAGGGTGAACACAGCCGACGTTGCAGTAGCGCCCAACCCATAAAACAATCCGTGTCTATCTGAGCTCCCTGCTTTCGCTCGTCCCGTTCCTGTGTGTCCGGCGTGTACGCCCAACAGACGAATTATGCCGCATTCCCGCATGTTTCTCCAGCGGCTTTTCTGTGTGTCCTTGCTCCAGTTACCCACGCTACGCCATCGAGGGCACATATCGTCGCAGGCCAGCAGCCCCAACCGCACACTCTATAGCTGACCGTGGCGGAGAGTTAATTTATCGGTGTGCAAAATTGTTTTCGATACAACGAGGAGAGAGGGCGTGCGTGGCCCCTCACTTGCCCTCACTTTCACGAGCGTGTTTCCGTGCAATACCACACCCTTGTGTCGGCGTTCTGAGCGGCCGGCATATCAACGCCCCACGCTGGACGCGGAATCTGGACAGGAATCAGGTTGCATAATTTGGGTGCGAAAGTAACAACACGCGCCCGCCCGCTACAGTACAGTCCCATGGTCTGGCGTCGGTCTTAATTCCAGCCCAAACCCGGGGCACGGTTTCACTCAATTTCGCATCACAGCATCATGTTTAAGGCTGAAATTACAATTCGCTTCCCGTGTGGTTGTTGCTAAGTGCACCACAAGCCACAGCAGAAAACAAGCCGGCCAAGGTATGCGTAAACGAAATCCTTGAAGAAATTTAATCTGGAGTACGGTTGATATTGAATCTGTGTTATGGGAGCGGATGAAGGAGAATACATCCGCttgaaataaagaaatattaatGTTAAGTGTTTCCGCgttcaaattattattattgagaAGAGCGATTTGCGTTTACTATCAGTATAAGACATGTTTAGCTTTCTCGTCAtgtaagatttttgcgaccaagaattttcggttatgatttttgcgaccaagattctcgcaaaattcttgatcgcaaaattcttggtcgcaaaaatcttggtcgcaaaagtcttggtcgcatgaatcttggtcgcaaaattcttggtcgcaaaattcttggtcgtaTTTGAATCATTGGAATACGTAGAAATTGTTGCGACAAGTGCACAAATATAATGATTAGTTCAATAAACTGCAAACTCTAGATGAGTATAATCTTGTCGTTTGTCATCCTTTTCCAAAGTAATCGGGCACAGGTGGATGCTATCCACATCCGCATGAAAAGCTACGGTTCTTTCTTTACTGTTGCACCATTATGTCGTGGTCTTGGTCTGGGTGAATATATTTCCCACCGCTTGAACAGAACTCAAAACGTTATCCTACACACCGCGGCAGCGTCGACCTTCGACTCTTCAACAAATTTTGCTACACATTATTCATCGGCCAGAACACAGAGGAAAGAAACACATGTTACCGTGTTACAAACGCATTACCATTTGCAAACCGAGATCTTCCGAGCGATAGAAAAGCCCCACCCCGTCAAACTGTACCGAGAAAACATAAATCATCGACCACTTCTCCCTGTTGCCCCCGCCAAACCCATAGCATAACAACGCCCATCTCAcacgctttgtttgttttcctcccGCATGATACTGGGCCTCGCGCGGGGGATAGTGatttttcacacaaaaaaagaagtagcAAAAAGCGCTCTGCAACCTCAGGGCACATTACACCATCATCCATCATCCACCCGCACAACTGCAGACCGCGGGTTAATTGGTGCAGTgtgcagtgctgctgctgctgctgctgctgctgctgcaatttGCACTGCTGGCGCGAGAGCCACATGGAAATCAAACTCCCTCGGGGCTTGCAAGAACGATCCGGATCGATTGCATCTTAAGATTGAGTGCGCGCGGGCACGCTCCACACCGCCTCacacaccggcaccggcagtGACCTCATAAATCACCGATCCTTTACCGTTTTTTGCTCGGTTTTCACCACCCCCAAAGCATGCGAGAAATGGAGCACCACCTTGAAGAATTaaagggtggtggtggtagtattGGGTAATTGGGAAACGCCATCTAAACGCCCGCATCagcgtgtgctgctgctgctgctgctgctgctagcagGCCGGATGAACTGGTCAACGTGAACAAAGCGGTGGAATTGTCTTACTCTGCCTATATTCACTCTCCTTCACTGACCAAAcccaatttaaaaaaattggaCTGCAACGAATCGAACGATTTTGTTGTGTGCGCAGGCATGGTGGGTTTATGTCGTCAGTTTAATTTGATTACATATTAAGTTATCAAATACGCGGACTCAATTTATACCCAACGCAACCGCCCCATTTTACGCCTCTTTTCGCACACTTACCTGAAGCGTCTCTACTTCGCTCAAACAATCATCCCTGCTGGGCGCGCACACACCGTCTGGCCAAAAGTAGATCTCGTTAACCGGGCCGATTGACTGTCTGCCAATCGAGGCGATGGATTCGATCGAGAGGAAAGCGATGATTCGGCCAATCGTGGCTAATCGTGTAATGCGATCCAACGGCCGGTCGAGTTGGTAGCCATCTTCAGCGTCTTCGGCACTGATTTTTAGGACCGCATCTCTTTAGCCCATTAGGAAGCCTGCAAAGAAAGATGGAGAACACCCAATTAATTAAGAAGTGAGCATCACGTACACGCGTAGTATCACACACTTACACCGCTGGTCTTAGTAGGCAGTGCAGCGTATGTGTTTGCGCGATTCGCCTACTCTAGAACGCACCTAACCTACAAAGTTGAAAACAAACGTGCCAATTATGTGGTGCAaactgtttgcctttttttctatttgccAACACTGCACCACTGCACGCCCCTAAGGTCTCCCCTTTCGTTAGTTCCCTTTCGGTTTGGGGCttgcagtgttttttttctacttctatTCGCACGACCtcaacgcacacgcacattgcAGAACGGCAGACCACGCCTCGCTGCTGCACGCATTACGCAGATCCGACGCCCTTCACTCGACTTGCTCTTGATGGGGGATTAAAATCactctgtttctttttttccttttttctttcatttagCCATAACCGGCATCTGCACCTGCAcaaaatgcgtttttttttttcgattggcccagggacacacacgcactgcgCGGGATCAAAAATTGCAATCGTTTTGATCTAATGAAAACATAAATCAAAACGAAAACCAAACACGTTATGTGCAAACCACTGACTGTCACACGGTAGCGGCTAATGAGGGCAGAGGGAGAGTGTGTTGGCAAGGGTGTTGTGCCGTTGTGCCTACTTGATCGATCGATGGTTTTCGAAGTTGTGGAATTGATCCgatttttgaccatatttgGGAAGCGAGGGGCGAAGGAGGGAGCTGTGGAGAACGGGTTGCGAGTTTAGGGTTATTTTCACACCCCAAACGAATGTACAAAGCCGGTGGACCGGTGAATCATGCACTAAtacgtttgttttgtgcgtATTTATTCGTTCAGCTGATTGTGTTTTATCGCATTCCCCTGATCGATTATATCGtgtttgttgaaaaacattCTATTTTGTTACGCCTTTTCGTTTCTTATTCTTCTATTCCTTCCTTTTCGTCTTTTTCAATATCTTCTActtcttttacttctttttttacacttCTTTTTagttattcattttatttctattttttttttcattttcatcatctcTGATTTACATCTTCTAATTCTTCTACTGCTTGTTCTCTTTTTTATGCTTCTGTTACATTTAGTGCTTTGTGTATCTTTCTGTTCACTGTTTTAGTGTatctttaattttatttttttttaaattgtttctttgATGTTATCAATCCAACTCTATTCATGTTTCTTAATGAAAATAAACCTAAATTAAAGGAAAATGTCTAAAATGCATATAAATaattggaaaatatttttttaagaaaaaaaaataaaggaaatgtaaaataataaaatcaattccaaaataacaaacaacataattaaatgaatgaaataaaagagaaaaacaaagaagTTAATTTAGTTTCACTTTCGCTACGCTTTTTGAAAATTCTAAGTGAATAAAGCTTTTCGCCTAAAAGTTAGTCGGTTAATTGCTTTAAAATTGTGAAATAACTGTACGACGCGCGTAGAATCTGGATGGAGTGTAGTTAGCAAAGGTTAGTTTAGAGTTAAATGGTATGAAAAAAGAGCTGCCAAATTCCACTTACCGCTAAAAACGTGTCCAGCGACATCGAGATAAAGAAGGCGTGCATTTTAAGGGGCCGATTGCTGTACAGGATAAAGATCTGTAGCATCCGGTTCGTGCCGCGATCGTACCGATACCAGTCACTTTTGTACGCCGACATTGAAAGCCGGTCGGCctgcaatgaaaaaaagacaTCGCAAATTAAAGCCCAAAAGCCATAGTTACTCGaccatgaaaaaaaaaacccgaaataCTCACGCACGCATGTATCTCGTTCGCGTGCCAATAGTAAAGGAACAGAATCGTCGTCATCGTGGTTATGTAGCAGACGTCGATAAACACCTGCACCCCGGACGGCGTCATCGATGCTTCGAACAGTAGCGCACAGAGCAGGACGGAAAACACGACAAAGTCAAGGAACACGGCGGCACGCGTTAGCTGCTCCAGCTCCCTGGTGAACGATACCAAGCTTGCCTGTCGTTTGATGCAATCGATCATAAGCGATCGGCGTTCGGCGTTGTTGACCGGGGCGGTAGGATCGTCCTTTCCAGCCGTGTGGTAGCGTTCCAGAAAGCAGAGCCGATGGTTCAGCACACTACACTCGGTGCGGCCGTAGATCATCAGCGTGACCATAAACATGTGCCAGGACGGTACGATTAGCTGGCCGACGTACATGATGTACAGCTGGATGAGGTAAATCTCGAAGAAGTGGTTATCCTTGCCATCGGTCGCTGGATACCAGGAGCGTAGAATTGGCGTTGGTGGAATCGGTTGCCCTTTGCGCGTGATGTTCGAACTCGCCCCAGTGCCATCGGATGGTCCTTCTTCATACGTTAAATATTGCACCAAAGAATACACGCACATCATGTTGGCCGTCACTAGGGCGCAGCTCCAGAAGACAACGGCAAGCCGCTTCAGATAGCGCACGTTGCTGCCCACAATGCTCTGCTCATCGGTCCAACCGTCCTTCACGATCCGCTCGATACCGTCGTGAGCGGCTTTAATGATGCTGTTAAATCCTGTAACgacaaaatcaaattttttaGCACAAAAATACTACAACAAAAGTACAATTTACTACTCACGCGCCCGATGAAAGTAGAAAAAGATGATGCGAAAGATGGTCGTGCTGAACAGTAGCGTGGTGGCCGCGTTCGCCGTCATGTCCGAAACGGAGCCCCAAACCTGCCACAGATCGATGTACTGCG
This genomic interval from Anopheles merus strain MAF chromosome 3L, AmerM5.1, whole genome shotgun sequence contains the following:
- the LOC121600656 gene encoding odorant receptor 56a-like, whose amino-acid sequence is MELKEEWILPDVVYENPLLKRTLLGLKYYGILLGQSQSYKKVHCFRGMVFTVSMVLFNCTQYIDLWQVWGSVSDMTANAATTLLFSTTIFRIIFFYFHRARFNSIIKAAHDGIERIVKDGWTDEQSIVGSNVRYLKRLAVVFWSCALVTANMMCVYSLVQYLTYEEGPSDGTGASSNITRKGQPIPPTPILRSWYPATDGKDNHFFEIYLIQLYIMYVGQLIVPSWHMFMVTLMIYGRTECSVLNHRLCFLERYHTAGKDDPTAPVNNAERRSLMIDCIKRQASLVSFTRELEQLTRAAVFLDFVVFSVLLCALLFEASMTPSGVQVFIDVCYITTMTTILFLYYWHANEIHACADRLSMSAYKSDWYRYDRGTNRMLQIFILYSNRPLKMHAFFISMSLDTFLAILRASYSYFTILKQLTD